Proteins encoded within one genomic window of Methanosarcina barkeri str. Wiesmoor:
- the nth gene encoding endonuclease III yields the protein MPEKKSKKSDNQGFVSEYDLPDNRHNFDRIWALLKEEYPDVKPSLNYSNPLELLVATVLSAQSTDVQINRVTEKLFKKYRTAEDYASADLRELENDLYSTGFYKSKAKNIKTAAQMIVEKYNGEVPKTMEELTSLPGVGRKTANIVLARAFGVVEGVAVDTHVKRVSRRLGLTKNSDPAKIEQDIVSLARREDLDSISMTLIYHGRKVCQAKKPKCKICIVKDLCPSSVIFISSA from the coding sequence ATGCCTGAAAAAAAGTCAAAAAAATCTGATAATCAGGGTTTCGTTTCCGAATATGATCTTCCTGATAACAGACACAATTTCGACCGGATCTGGGCTCTTTTAAAAGAAGAGTATCCTGACGTAAAACCCTCTCTTAATTACAGCAATCCACTTGAACTGCTTGTGGCAACTGTTCTTTCAGCCCAGTCAACTGACGTACAGATTAATAGAGTAACTGAGAAACTGTTCAAAAAGTACAGGACTGCAGAAGATTATGCCAGTGCAGACCTCAGGGAACTTGAAAACGATCTATATTCCACAGGTTTTTACAAAAGCAAGGCAAAGAATATCAAAACTGCTGCGCAGATGATTGTAGAGAAGTACAATGGAGAAGTCCCGAAAACTATGGAAGAACTTACCAGTTTGCCAGGGGTCGGAAGGAAAACGGCTAATATAGTACTTGCCAGAGCATTCGGGGTAGTAGAGGGAGTTGCTGTAGATACCCATGTAAAAAGGGTTTCAAGAAGGCTGGGACTTACGAAAAACTCCGACCCCGCTAAAATTGAACAGGACATTGTCTCACTTGCACGAAGGGAAGATCTTGATTCAATCTCCATGACCCTGATCTATCATGGGAGGAAAGTCTGCCAGGCAAAAAAACCAAAATGTAAAATCTGTATTGTAAAGGACTTATGTCCTTCGAGTGTTATATTTATTAGCAGTGCTTGA
- a CDS encoding DUF3792 family protein, with protein MESEIKFERFTTNEDQIRNKLIFTIGGALTAFMVGIILSYITFTIGENMIVSSFSKGGALGSLGGSFAKGILNNYSLQLIGMIYYLSHGISINISSMGYSESVNIFSLMNYPESANATLLLLVPLISLLIGGYISAKDTNELVSGIRAGAYVTLPYTLIMVLVSSIFSLNFSPFDYASIDVGPDIISTIFFSLITGVLYGGIGGAFRGLLKGN; from the coding sequence ATGGAATCTGAAATAAAATTTGAAAGATTTACCACAAATGAAGACCAAATAAGAAATAAGTTAATTTTTACTATCGGTGGTGCTCTTACAGCATTTATGGTAGGAATAATCTTAAGCTACATTACTTTCACAATAGGTGAAAATATGATCGTATCGTCATTTAGTAAAGGCGGTGCCTTAGGATCTCTTGGGGGTTCTTTTGCAAAAGGGATACTTAATAATTATAGTTTACAATTAATAGGAATGATTTATTACCTATCCCATGGTATATCTATAAATATCAGTTCAATGGGATACTCAGAATCGGTAAATATCTTTTCATTGATGAACTATCCCGAATCTGCAAATGCAACGCTGTTATTATTAGTGCCTCTCATTTCACTGTTAATAGGAGGGTATATTTCAGCAAAGGATACAAATGAATTAGTATCAGGAATTCGAGCTGGTGCATATGTTACCTTACCTTATACCTTAATAATGGTTCTAGTTTCTTCCATATTTTCATTAAACTTCTCTCCATTCGATTATGCGAGTATCGATGTAGGTCCTGACATAATTTCAACAATTTTTTTCTCACTTATTACAGGAGTTCTGTATGGAGGAATTGGTGGCGCTTTTAGAGGTTTATTAAAAGGCAATTAA
- a CDS encoding PDGLE domain-containing protein, whose translation MSRKSNMKFLYVGIAIAILLAVLAPFLASSDPDGLESAAGGVVEESKMSKIEKTEPVVGSPMPDYSIEGLGKGGEVAAIAVGTLAVLAISLGLGKVFSKKN comes from the coding sequence ATGAGCAGAAAATCAAACATGAAATTCTTGTACGTCGGAATTGCAATTGCAATTCTGCTCGCGGTTCTAGCCCCTTTTCTTGCATCCTCTGACCCCGACGGACTGGAAAGTGCTGCTGGAGGGGTAGTTGAAGAATCGAAGATGTCCAAAATTGAAAAGACTGAACCTGTAGTAGGCTCTCCGATGCCTGATTATTCAATAGAAGGCTTGGGAAAAGGGGGAGAAGTAGCAGCAATAGCTGTTGGAACACTTGCAGTACTGGCAATCAGTTTAGGGCTGGGAAAAGTTTTTAGCAAAAAAAACTGA